The Culex pipiens pallens isolate TS chromosome 2, TS_CPP_V2, whole genome shotgun sequence DNA window aatttcggtcattttatcCGCGTTTTGGGTGTACCAGCTTAAATAAATTAGTATTCCCCGAAATTTTTACATATtccaagattattattttttccaagaaCCATAGAGAAATCTGAGAAATACAACATCTGTGCTTTCCGAGAAGAAGAGATATTCATTATGTAGAACGAAGCTTCCATCTTTTCGAGGTGGGTCAAGCAaagtaaatatatttttgacaaaaaaaagtaatttttaaagttGGCTGAACTCCGATCTCTGAGGTGTCATTTCACCagaaaagtatcaaattttaatcataattttaatttgtagagtaaattattttattttatggtttGGGGAGATCGCAGTAATCCTTGGCCGTGATCGGTCGACCTAAATTTTCGCTCCGGGTTTTTTGGCCTCACCtcgtttaaaaattttcatcgtGGTGCTTTTCGGTTCGTTTTTTTTCCGGCGGGACAGTTCCGTGGGTCAACTACCCGGTTTTAAGATACTGAGTTCTTCCCAAGTTTGAGGAATTGTGTGGTTGTGCTGAAGGGAATTTCGTTGAGTTGGGAAGAAAATTGTGTGATTGCGGTTGCTGAAGATGAAGATTTTGCTCAATTTTGTCCACCGGCTTGTGGAATTCTTGCTATATCTGGCCTGATAAGATGTACAACCTATAGTTTTAACGAGTTTGAATGAAATTAGTGTGAAAAATGCGGATGGTTGAGCAAAGTGACACGAAGATCCTATGTGTGTTCAACGTTTTCACTTTATTGCTTCGCATAATTTTGTTTATCGCGTAACCATAGAAACCGGTTTGGTGCGGTACGAGTGATAGTGAGCTGCTTTaattgggggagggggagggggttggGGTGTGGTGAATTTAGTGCTGGCAAAGTTTTAGTGATTTAAAAGAGTCTTGTGAAAATTCTTAGAGGAAACGCTCAGAGAAGCATCATAACTATTTGGGACgaattccttttttttgtttaacagtgaattataaaaaaatatgcataacAAAATTGTGGCTCAGGTACCGTTCCAGTTGTTTTCGTTTGTTAGCATGAGGACAAGCTGAGATGGGTGTGCTGCAGGCGCCCGCAACTTAGTTGTCGAAGAAGAAATGAGAGGCCTACTATGTTCTATCGGGTGAGCTCGTTTCATGTTAAATATGTTTGCGGAGATGTATGAAGTCTCTAGTATATTCGGTTTGTGTCAAATTGTTGGTCTCATTCCTAAACTTACGTATCATATAAGTCaacatgtttcttttttttcttctttttcggaGAATTGTTAATCATGTTGGTTTTTATTGATGTAGCATGATTAACCCACCAACAGTCTCGAGTGTGGAATTTGTACACATTTGCATGATGCTGGTGGTGGTTTTATGTAGAAATGTCTTAAATTTGAttgttggttttgacaaatttggaaatAACTTAGTGTCAGTGTTTTGAAATCAGTTTGATAGTTTGAATTATcttacaaaatttgttataaaaatatagatacaggttttatattttatctaaaatttacttttacagttttttttatccttCTAGTAGTTACATTTAATagatgtttttaaatatgtctTATTGCAGGTACAAATATATAACTTTGGATTTCAGGCTCACAAGGGAGACGTCATTCATAAAATAATTgtgtttcattaaaataattaaatttgataaatagtttttacagataaatataaataaaaaagagtGTTTTTAAGCATCTCGGCAATCGAGACaaatataatcaattaaaataAGGTTTGACAATTCTTTTGACGTTTTTCTTCTCAAGCCTCTTAATTTTTCTCTAATTAAGTTTTAGCTTTATCTGTTGCATTTTATTAGCAAGTTTTtttatgatattaaaaaaaactataactgCCTAAACGAGCattaacagtctggacccgaagcctgatttttctgttacattcttattggaattccatataaactgtaacggggattgcaggcaccgggtcctgactattaaCTTGCTTCCATTATTTTGAATACGATTTTGAGAGTTAAAGCTTCGAAACAACTTGTTAAGTTCTTACAGGAGTCCGGTTTGTGCTGTCATCGAGTGCGGATCGTTGTGTTTCGCGTGTgcggttttttgtgttttcaggCTGTTTTGGGAAGTGTTTGTTCCATGTCTTGTGTGATTCGGCCCATGTTTGTGCTGGAATTGCTTTTGCGGTCgagtttttgatggttttttgtttgattccCGTTGAATTAAGTTTTTCTCTGAGATTTTTCCAATCCAAATTGATGGTTTGCGCGGCGTCGGTTCGATTCGGTTCGGTGCGTGCTTGTGTATTAGTGTCGTCGAAAAGAAAAAGGAACGAGTTTGGTTGTCTGTATGCGTGCGTTGTTCAGCGATGACACGAGGTTACAGCGGGTTACAGCGTATGTTGTAGCGCGGGTTGCGTTGGTGTAAGTGAGCTGTAATGTGAATGTGGTAACGAAACTCTGGACGAAAGGAAAAGGGCGAAGGAGACACTCAGCAGCACACATGAATTTGAGAGAGCAGAGCGGCAGCCGAGCCGAGGTTTTGTGACAAATTCTTTGGTCGTGCCTTGGGATTGGTGTTGAGTTCTCGGCGGGAGCAGCGGCAGAAACTGGTGAGGAAATTCCAATAGGAACCCAGAGCGAGAGAGTGCCAAAGCATGTATGCGTGTGTGCATGTGATTGTATAGATCAGGGTTGCCGGATtgtctaattattatttttacaaccattttttttacgattAATCAAAAGATGAGCCTTTTCacgtttcttttattttgcttttctttGGCGCTAAAATGCACCAATAGCTAAAATGAATTGATATTCAAGCATATGTCTACGTCTGGTTCAATGggttggtttttattttttttgtgtcgctgtttgtgtgcctTAAACAGTAATTTAAATTAgttagttttttgtgtgattggctgagtgaatgaatgaatgagagAGTATGAAAATTACTAATGAAATATTTGGTTTCAGGGCAAGCTCTTTCTGATATAAAAACGAACGGGTAGCGTTTTTCGGTAGTCGTGTGATAGATTTTTATATAAtgtataaataaacaaatttagttCGATAGTTAAGTCCAAGCAACGCGTCGGGTTAGTTTTGTTTTGCGCGTTCGTCGCCGTGTTTGAGAAAAGATATAGCCGTTTTCCTTGTATTATTTCTACGACTTgaaaatatgtgttttgtagGTGCGCTATACGCTTGCGAggtctaaatttaaaattcgaaaagaCGTTTCCCGTAAAACGCGTGAAAAAACTCTCAGCATTATAGCCCGGAGAGCACGATAACGAGTATTTCTCCTACGCGATTGCCAAGCCCTTCTTGTATCTTCGTAACTCATCAGTTATCGGTCGCTATTCttatactgcccaccattgaaaatacggctaatatccacttttggcaaaaacgagatattagcaccaggtggtagaggacgttccaacgcatcttctggaatttgaattttactgaaatagtgtctagacttggctgccgatgcgaaaaaccaaacggctaatatgccactcttatgggaaattaccttgacggaaattttgtgtcaaacactaaaacgcgtttttctcggaatacttgatttggcataatagccgaattttcaattatgggcagtataactattcaaaaattgaaatcgtCTATGATCCACTCGAACTAAACACTTTACGTAGAGTTTAATATCTCACCTGTTAAATACATTCTttgtggttttatctttccacagccggctgtctaagataatCCATCTAATCCTaaataaatcacaaataaacgggaatagtctcaacagcagcatccgattgcttgccttgggaataatacatcaccccattaaacaaaacttatcgattatttgggtcacatcatcatcttctatgatgaatcctgaccattaTCCTTTcctactaacaaaatcccaagtagaagtagttttccggcacacgcgggggtgtggatatcgtatagaacccacccttggtagcagcctgtgctaactaacattcccgtcccattccctcgagatctacaaactgacatggcgggcgccgttggtggccaacgactgttacctatcTGCAGAAGTTCTAGTTTTGATgaccttgatgttttatcttttcatcgcattcatgcatgctgttgataagggaaacatcaccagatcgttgaagcgtatgatcgGTTGTGCTGATAggttattacggtcctgttcagcaacggagaaggacaaccatgggtggtctctcatgctcatgctcatgctcatgctaaattattttattttatggtttGGCTTGAACTTCACATTGAATTAAATCAAGGGacagattttatgaaaaaataacaatttattaTCTTTCGTTGtgtttaattgatttttctttaatatcttTTTTCAGTACAATATAAACGTGAATTTCACCGCAGACGAAAATGGACTTCGAATGATCAACGCCTTCATTCAAACAATCAGGAACGAAATCAACGGAGGACGCCGCGAGCTGCAACAGCAGTTGTACCAACTTTGTCATCGTAGAGATCAAATAATCCTCAGCCTAAGGGCCACGAAGACTCCAAGAAATGGATACAAGAGCTAGCTTATCATACAGCAAAACGAAAGCGAGAGGTGAATTATTTCGGCTTTTCTTCACCACGACAATTTACTTCTTTTTTTGATAGCGTTTCTGAACACAAATATTAACTTAATAATACTTAATAATCGATGTGTTTAATTTGTAATCTTCGAATAACCATTATTAATGATCTATGTAAGCAATTTGTttctattttaatatttttagtgGGCAAAATGTCAAACTCTTGATCTTTGTAATCCGAGTtataattcaagaaaaaatcgtcaaaacttATTTACGAAGTAAACATTTATCGATTTCCGACGCTACTCATATTCAACAATTCATTAAAGACCAACCACTCCAATCTTACTAAATACGCAGTAGGGTGCTCTCTTTGTCGTTCGTGAAGGTTCGgttgcttattaatttctcgtcgctacATACCTTGAGTGACGTGCTGGAAGCAAGGGcatctatgcgaagtgtcccttcACCCGCAACATATTTGCCGTGCTTAGGGGAGGGGAATTTtgttatacactcaacccccggtggt harbors:
- the LOC128092811 gene encoding uncharacterized protein LOC128092811 encodes the protein MELHVAASFVSSFSCEKDSYRRTKCAEINGQMGSLRRSYNINVNFTADENGLRMINAFIQTIRNEINGGRRELQQQLYQLCHRRDQIILSLRATKTPRNGYKS